One Halocalculus aciditolerans DNA segment encodes these proteins:
- the hisC gene encoding histidinol-phosphate transaminase — protein MQPRDLSDHAEYQAGRGIEEVARELGRDPAEFVKLASNENPLGPSPAAIAALEDAASDVHHYPTAAHADLTAALADEWGVADEQVWLANGGDGVLDYLHRATLAPGDDVLVPTPGFSYYGMSSRFHHGGVAEYEIPRDDGFDLTADCVLDAYDGERVVHLTSPHNPTGGRFSLDDVETIAEETDEETLVVVDEAYGEFTDAPSALGLVRDRDDVDGSRPSAGRAKRDDVAVLRTFSKVYGLAGVRLGYGLVPEAWADAYARVNTPFAASALACAAGLAALGDEEHREATVETAAWAREYMRAELDAPVFESHANFVLVEVGDAAGVAEALKHRGVIVRDCTSFGLDDCVRITCGTREETERAVDALNEVLAA, from the coding sequence GAACGAGAACCCGCTCGGCCCGTCGCCGGCCGCAATCGCGGCGCTGGAGGACGCGGCGAGCGACGTCCACCACTACCCGACGGCGGCGCACGCCGACCTCACCGCCGCGCTCGCCGACGAGTGGGGCGTCGCGGACGAGCAGGTCTGGCTGGCGAACGGCGGCGACGGCGTGCTCGACTACCTCCACCGCGCGACCCTCGCCCCCGGCGACGACGTGCTCGTGCCGACGCCGGGCTTCTCCTACTACGGGATGAGCAGTCGCTTCCACCACGGCGGCGTCGCCGAGTACGAGATCCCGCGCGACGACGGCTTCGACCTCACCGCCGACTGCGTGCTCGACGCCTACGACGGCGAGCGCGTCGTCCACCTCACCAGCCCGCACAACCCCACGGGCGGGCGGTTCAGCCTCGACGACGTCGAGACTATCGCCGAGGAGACGGACGAGGAGACGCTCGTCGTCGTGGACGAAGCCTACGGCGAGTTCACGGACGCGCCGAGCGCGCTCGGCCTCGTGCGCGACCGGGACGACGTCGACGGCTCACGGCCGTCTGCCGGTCGCGCGAAGCGCGACGATGTCGCCGTGCTCCGGACGTTCTCGAAGGTCTACGGGCTCGCCGGCGTCCGCCTCGGCTACGGGCTCGTCCCCGAGGCGTGGGCGGACGCCTACGCTCGCGTGAACACGCCGTTCGCGGCGTCGGCGCTCGCCTGCGCCGCCGGCCTCGCCGCGCTCGGCGACGAGGAACACCGCGAGGCCACCGTCGAAACGGCGGCGTGGGCCCGCGAGTACATGCGAGCGGAACTCGACGCGCCGGTGTTCGAGAGCCACGCGAACTTCGTCCTCGTCGAGGTCGGCGACGCCGCCGGTGTCGCGGAGGCGCTCAAACACCGCGGCGTCATCGTCCGCGACTGCACGAGCTTCGGCCTCGACGACTGCGTCCGCATCACCTGCGGGACGCGCGAGGAGACCGAGCGCGCCGTCGACGCGTTGAACGAGGTGCTGGCCGCGTGA
- a CDS encoding adenylate kinase family protein, which translates to MRVAVTGTPGTGKTTATEHLETALDVVHLNDVIKEEELYTERDEARDSLVVDVDAVREYLDGVDDVLVESHLAHYLDVDVVVVLRCEPAALEDRLSERGEPEAKARENAESEALDGVLIQAVENHGREHVYEVDTTDRTPEGVAREIDAVVAGEREPSAGDVDFTGYL; encoded by the coding sequence GTGAGAGTCGCCGTCACCGGCACGCCCGGCACGGGCAAGACCACCGCGACCGAACACCTCGAAACGGCCCTCGACGTCGTCCACCTGAACGACGTCATCAAGGAAGAAGAACTCTACACGGAGCGCGACGAGGCGCGCGATAGCCTCGTCGTCGACGTGGACGCCGTCCGGGAGTACCTCGACGGCGTGGACGACGTGCTCGTCGAATCCCACCTCGCACACTACCTCGACGTCGACGTCGTCGTCGTCCTCCGCTGCGAGCCCGCCGCGCTCGAAGACCGCCTCTCGGAGCGCGGCGAACCCGAAGCGAAAGCGCGCGAGAACGCCGAGTCCGAAGCGCTCGACGGCGTCCTGATTCAGGCCGTCGAGAACCACGGCCGCGAGCACGTCTACGAGGTCGACACGACCGACCGGACACCGGAGGGCGTTGCGCGAGAGATCGACGCCGTCGTCGCGGGCGAACGCGAGCCGAGCGCCGGCGACGTCGACTTCACGGGGTACCTATGA